A single window of Pieris rapae chromosome 4, ilPieRapa1.1, whole genome shotgun sequence DNA harbors:
- the LOC123690727 gene encoding retinol dehydrogenase 11-like codes for MALYIATAVISAAATIYWYVNRHKPMKHILSELRYALDMQGAGAGGLIDDWVSVWRNKITLPDAKGKIAVITGGARGIGSEVVRGMLKANMIVIMGVRNIESAKKLANSMQNGDKLHAFQLDLQSLKSVKHFAENVLKEFPQIHILVNNAGIMFGEYKLTEDGFENQLAVNHLSHFYLIHLLLPALKRAGTIEEPSRVVNVTSCGHFPGKIYFDDINMKEHYDTTAAYAQSKLAQLMTARYVNSLLEDKDVPVKCYSVHPGIVDTELFEHSNFGKLPWVRRLFFKTPEKGAISILFTCFDRDIIKKGGMYISNCKEGFSNRFSKNEMHQKALFDLSCNLLGVEANKFGK; via the exons ATGGCTTTGTATATCGCTACCGCGGTGATAAGCGCCGCCGCCACTATTTACTGGTACGTTAATAGGCATAAACCTATGAAACACATACTCAGTGAACTACGTTATGCTCTAGATATGCAAGGAGCAGGTGCTGGCGGATTAATCGACGATTGGGTTAGCGTCTGGcgaaacaaaataacattgcCAGATGCAAAAGGCAAGATTGCCGTTATAACTGGAGGCGCTCGCGGTATAGGAAGTGAAGTCGTTCGAGGAATGCTTAAAGCCAACATGATCGTAATAATGGGCGTGAGAAATATAGAGTCAGCGAAAAAACTTGCAAATTCTATGCAAAACGGAGATAAGTTACACGCTTTTCAACTGGATCTACAGTCATTGAAATCGGTAAAACATTTTGCTGAGAATGTCTTAAAGGAATTTCCTCAGATACATATACTAGTAAACAATGCAGGAATTATGTTTggtgaatataaattaactgaaGATGGATTTGAAAATCAACTTGCTGTCAATCATTTaagtcatttttatttgatacatCTGCTGTTGCCAGCACTAAAACGAGCAGGAACAATTGAAGAACCGTCAAGAGTGGTTAATGTAACATCATGTGGACATTTTCCagggaaaatatattttgatgacATTAATATGAAAGAACACTATGACACAACGGCTGCATATGCACAATCTAAATTAGCTCAG CTTATGACTGCCAGATATGTGAACAGTTTATTGGAAGACAAAGATGTTCCTGTAAAGTGCTATTCTGTACACCCAGGTATTGTTGATACAGAATTGTTTGAACACAGTAACTTTGGAAAGCTTCCCTGGGTCAGGCggctattttttaaaacaccaGAAAAAGGTGCTATATCAATACTGTTTACCTGCTTTGACAGAGACATCATTAAGAAAGGAGGAATGTATATAAGTAACTGTAAAGAAGGCTTTAGTAACCGTTTTTCAAAAAATGAAATGCACCAGAAGgcattatttgatttatcttGTAACTTATTGGGAGTTGAAGCCAATaaatttggaaaataa
- the LOC110995401 gene encoding glycine cleavage system H protein, mitochondrial, whose product MTLQRCLYQVSKQLISQRFIPQPSVRQVFCKISSCKYSTNAEKKYSDRHEWVLVDKENIGTVGISKYAQESLGDVVFAQLPDPGMQLNAGDECGALESVKAASEIYSPVSGTVTEKNKEVEKKPGLINSSYYDKGWLFKLKLSKPEQLNNLMTEKQYEEFLKTDVDKDHT is encoded by the coding sequence ATGACACTCCAAAGATGCCTTTATCAAGTTTCAAAACAGTTAATATCACAGAGATTTATTCCTCAACCGAGTGTTAGGCAGGTGTTTTGTAAAATCAGCAGCTGTAAATACAGTACTAATGCAGAAAAAAAGTACTCAGATCGTCATGAATGGGTTCTTGTtgacaaagaaaatattggaACAGTAGGAATAAGTAAATATGCTCAAGAATCTCTTGGTGATGTTGTGTTTGCCCAGTTACCTGATCCGGGAATGCAATTAAATGCTGGTGATGAATGTGGGGCTCTAGAAAGTGTTAAAGCTGCTAGTGAAATATACTCTCCAGTCAGTGGTACTGTTACAGAGAAGAATAAGGAGGTTGAAAAGAAACCTGGGCTTATAAATAGTTCTTACTATGATAAAGGATGgctatttaaacttaaactttCAAAACcagaacaattaaataatctaatgaCTGAGAAGCAATATGAAGAATTTCTGAAAACTGATGTTGACAAAGAtcacacttaa